The following proteins are encoded in a genomic region of Oncorhynchus gorbuscha isolate QuinsamMale2020 ecotype Even-year linkage group LG11, OgorEven_v1.0, whole genome shotgun sequence:
- the LOC124048224 gene encoding RNA-binding protein with serine-rich domain 1-like isoform X1, producing the protein MSHSPVQLCNVISLRLVAATRTNMAPSPVRRKEHMDDKAKERGKEKTGATKEKAEKDRGKEKGRKRRSSTGSSRSSSSSSSGSSSGSSSGSSSSSASSRSGSSSSRSSSSTSSGSPSPNRRRHDNHHRSRSKSKSSVKKDDKERRKRSPSPRPTKVYLGRLTRNVVKEHIQEIFSSYGKIKTIDMPVDRLRSHLSKGYAYVEFENADEAEKALKHMDGGQIDGQEITATAVLAPRVIHPPPRRPSPPRRMPPPPPMWRRTPPRLRRRSRSPRRRSPVRRRTRSRSPGRRRHRSRSSSNSSR; encoded by the exons ATGTCACATTCTCCGGTTCAACTTTGCAACGTCATCTCACTGCGACTTGTTGCTGCAACCAGAACAAATAT GGCGCCTTCTCCAGTGAGGAGGAAGGAGCATATGGATGACAAGGCAAAAGAGCGAGGGAAGGAGAAAACGGGTGCCACCAAGGAGAAAGCTGAGAAGGACAGGGGCAAGGAGAAGGGACGCAAGCGACGAAGCTCCACTGGGAGCAGCAG GTCCAGCTCCAGTAGCAGCTCTGGCTCCAGCTCCGGTTCTTCCAGCGGCTCCAGTTCCTCCTCTGCCTCAAGCCGCTCCGGGTCTTCCAGCTCCCGATCTTCTAGCTCAACCAGCTCCGGGTCGCCCAGCCCCAATCGCCGCCGCCACGACAACCACCACCGCTCACGGTCCAA ATCCAAGTCATCAGTGAAAAAGGATGACAAGGAGAGGCGTAAGAGGAGCCCCAGCCCCCGACCAACCAAGGTGTACCTGGGCCGCCTCACCAGAAATGTTGTCAAG GAACACATCCAGGAGATCTTCAGCTCCTATGGCAAAATCAAGACGATTGACATGCCTGTGGACAGGCTCCGCTCACACCTGTCAAAGGGCTATGCCTACGTGGAGTTTGAGAATGCCGATGAGGCCGAAAAGGCTCTTAAACACATGGATGGAG GTCAGATTGACGGACAGGAGATCACTGCAACTGCCGTGCTGGCTCCTAGGGTAATACATCCGCCCCCTCGCAGGCCCTCCCCCCCTCGCAGGATGCCCCCACCACCCCCGATGTGGCGTCGCACCCCTCCACGCCTGAGGAGAAG GTCTCGGTCACCACGGAGACGCTCTCCGGTTCGCCGCAGGACTCGTTCGCGCTCACCCGGTCGCAGACGCCACCGCTCACGCTCCAGCTCCAATTCCTCCCGGTAG
- the LOC124048224 gene encoding RNA-binding protein with serine-rich domain 1-like isoform X2, which translates to MDDKAKERGKEKTGATKEKAEKDRGKEKGRKRRSSTGSSRSSSSSSSGSSSGSSSGSSSSSASSRSGSSSSRSSSSTSSGSPSPNRRRHDNHHRSRSKSKSSVKKDDKERRKRSPSPRPTKVYLGRLTRNVVKEHIQEIFSSYGKIKTIDMPVDRLRSHLSKGYAYVEFENADEAEKALKHMDGGQIDGQEITATAVLAPRVIHPPPRRPSPPRRMPPPPPMWRRTPPRLRRRSRSPRRRSPVRRRTRSRSPGRRRHRSRSSSNSSR; encoded by the exons ATGGATGACAAGGCAAAAGAGCGAGGGAAGGAGAAAACGGGTGCCACCAAGGAGAAAGCTGAGAAGGACAGGGGCAAGGAGAAGGGACGCAAGCGACGAAGCTCCACTGGGAGCAGCAG GTCCAGCTCCAGTAGCAGCTCTGGCTCCAGCTCCGGTTCTTCCAGCGGCTCCAGTTCCTCCTCTGCCTCAAGCCGCTCCGGGTCTTCCAGCTCCCGATCTTCTAGCTCAACCAGCTCCGGGTCGCCCAGCCCCAATCGCCGCCGCCACGACAACCACCACCGCTCACGGTCCAA ATCCAAGTCATCAGTGAAAAAGGATGACAAGGAGAGGCGTAAGAGGAGCCCCAGCCCCCGACCAACCAAGGTGTACCTGGGCCGCCTCACCAGAAATGTTGTCAAG GAACACATCCAGGAGATCTTCAGCTCCTATGGCAAAATCAAGACGATTGACATGCCTGTGGACAGGCTCCGCTCACACCTGTCAAAGGGCTATGCCTACGTGGAGTTTGAGAATGCCGATGAGGCCGAAAAGGCTCTTAAACACATGGATGGAG GTCAGATTGACGGACAGGAGATCACTGCAACTGCCGTGCTGGCTCCTAGGGTAATACATCCGCCCCCTCGCAGGCCCTCCCCCCCTCGCAGGATGCCCCCACCACCCCCGATGTGGCGTCGCACCCCTCCACGCCTGAGGAGAAG GTCTCGGTCACCACGGAGACGCTCTCCGGTTCGCCGCAGGACTCGTTCGCGCTCACCCGGTCGCAGACGCCACCGCTCACGCTCCAGCTCCAATTCCTCCCGGTAG